In Pyrus communis chromosome 1, drPyrComm1.1, whole genome shotgun sequence, the following are encoded in one genomic region:
- the LOC137737529 gene encoding amino acid permease 3-like isoform X2 produces the protein MGDNTATKNQQLHHHQVFDFSVDMPPQGGSKCFDDDGRLKRTGTVWTSSAHIITAVIGSGVLSLAWATAQLGWVAGPSVMLLFSFVTYYTSTLLSACYRSGDSITGKRNYTYMDAVRSNLGGAKVKICGYVQYLNLFGVSIGYTIASSISMMAIKRSNCFHKSGGKNPCRINSNPYMIAFGVTEIIFSQIPDFDQLWWLSIVAAVMSFTYSTIGLGLGIAQVAENGKIMGSMTGISIGTVTATQKMWRSFQALGDIAFAYSYSLILIEIQDTIRSPPSESKTMKKATQISVAVTTLFYMLCGCMGYAAFGDLSPGNLLTGFGFYNPYWLLDIANAAIVIHLVGAYQVYAQPLFAFVEKTAAQKFPDSEFITKDIKLRIPGIGPYNLNLFRMIWRTAFVVITTVISMILPFFNDVVGLLGAFGFWPLTVYFPVEMYIVQKRIPKWSTRWLCLQTLSVACLIITIAAAAGSIAGVVSDLKVYKPFTASY, from the exons ATGGGAGACAACACTGCCACGAAAAACCAGCAGCTCCACCACCACCAAGTTTTTGATTTCTCAGTTGATATGCCTCCACAAGGAGGCTCCAAGTGCTTTGATGATGACGGCCGTCTCAAACGAACCG GAACTGTTTGGACTTCAAGTGCACACATAATTACTGCTGTGATTGGTTCTGGGGTTCTGTCCTTGGCTTGGGCCACAGCTCAGCTTGGATGGGTTGCTGGCCCTTCTGTGATGCTCTTGTTCTCTTTTGTGACCTACTACACTTCAACTCTCCTCTCTGCATGCTATCGTTCCGGTGATTCGATCACTGGGAAGAGAAACTATACGTACATGGATGCTGTTAGATCCAACCTTG GTGGAGCTAAGGTTAAAATTTGTGGATATGTTCAATACTTGAATCTTTTTGGAGTTTCCATTGGCTACACAATTGCATCATCCATAAGCATGAT GGCAATAAAGAGGTCTAATTGCTTCCACAAGAGTGGTGGAAAAAATCCATGCCGTATTAACAGCAACCCTTATATGATCGCTTTCGGCGTCACAGAGATCATATTTTCTCAGATTCCGGACTTCGATCAGTTGTGGTGGCTCTCCATTGTTGCTGCAGTCATGTCTTTCACTTACTCAACCATTGGACTCGGCCTTGGAATTGCTCAAGTTGCAG AAAATGGAAAAATCATGGGAAGTATGACCGGAATAAGCATCGGGACAGTGACTGCAACCCAAAAGATGTGGAGGAGCTTCCAAGCACTTGGTGACATAGCTTTCGCCTACTCGTACTCTCTCATCCTAATCGAAATTCAGGACACAATTAGATCCCCACCATCTGAATCCAAGACAATGAAAAAGGCCACTCAAATCAGTGTGGCAGTCACAACCCTTTTCTACATGCTCTGTGGCTGCATGGGATACGCTGCTTTCGGAGACTTATCCCCCGGAAACCTCCTCACTGGCTTTGGTTTCTACAACCCCTATTGGCTCCTTGACATTGCCAACGCTGCCATTGTCATCCACCTTGTTGGTGCATACCAAGTCTACGCACAGCCCCTTTTCGCCTTTGTTGAGAAAACCGCAGCGCAAAAGTTCCCGGACAGCGAATTCATCACGAAAGACATCAAACTCCGAATCCCAGGAATCGGACCCTACAACCTCAATCTCTTCAGAATGATCTGGAGGACAGCGTTTGTGGTCATAACCACTGTGATATCCATGATCCTCCCGTTCTTCAACGACGTTGTAGGACTTCTTGGGGCTTTTGGGTTTTGGCCGCTCACGGTTTACTTCCCGGTCGAGATGTACATTGTGCAAAAGAGGATTCCAAAATGGAGCACAAGATGGCTTTGCCTCCAAACCCTAAGTGTTGCTTGCCTCATAATAACCATTGCAGCTGCCGCCGGCTCAATTGCTGGGGTGGTTAGTGATCTCAAGGTCTACAAGCCATTCACTGCCAGCTATTGA
- the LOC137737529 gene encoding amino acid permease 3-like isoform X1 — MTMGDNTATKNQQLHHHQVFDFSVDMPPQGGSKCFDDDGRLKRTGTVWTSSAHIITAVIGSGVLSLAWATAQLGWVAGPSVMLLFSFVTYYTSTLLSACYRSGDSITGKRNYTYMDAVRSNLGGAKVKICGYVQYLNLFGVSIGYTIASSISMMAIKRSNCFHKSGGKNPCRINSNPYMIAFGVTEIIFSQIPDFDQLWWLSIVAAVMSFTYSTIGLGLGIAQVAENGKIMGSMTGISIGTVTATQKMWRSFQALGDIAFAYSYSLILIEIQDTIRSPPSESKTMKKATQISVAVTTLFYMLCGCMGYAAFGDLSPGNLLTGFGFYNPYWLLDIANAAIVIHLVGAYQVYAQPLFAFVEKTAAQKFPDSEFITKDIKLRIPGIGPYNLNLFRMIWRTAFVVITTVISMILPFFNDVVGLLGAFGFWPLTVYFPVEMYIVQKRIPKWSTRWLCLQTLSVACLIITIAAAAGSIAGVVSDLKVYKPFTASY; from the exons ATGACG ATGGGAGACAACACTGCCACGAAAAACCAGCAGCTCCACCACCACCAAGTTTTTGATTTCTCAGTTGATATGCCTCCACAAGGAGGCTCCAAGTGCTTTGATGATGACGGCCGTCTCAAACGAACCG GAACTGTTTGGACTTCAAGTGCACACATAATTACTGCTGTGATTGGTTCTGGGGTTCTGTCCTTGGCTTGGGCCACAGCTCAGCTTGGATGGGTTGCTGGCCCTTCTGTGATGCTCTTGTTCTCTTTTGTGACCTACTACACTTCAACTCTCCTCTCTGCATGCTATCGTTCCGGTGATTCGATCACTGGGAAGAGAAACTATACGTACATGGATGCTGTTAGATCCAACCTTG GTGGAGCTAAGGTTAAAATTTGTGGATATGTTCAATACTTGAATCTTTTTGGAGTTTCCATTGGCTACACAATTGCATCATCCATAAGCATGAT GGCAATAAAGAGGTCTAATTGCTTCCACAAGAGTGGTGGAAAAAATCCATGCCGTATTAACAGCAACCCTTATATGATCGCTTTCGGCGTCACAGAGATCATATTTTCTCAGATTCCGGACTTCGATCAGTTGTGGTGGCTCTCCATTGTTGCTGCAGTCATGTCTTTCACTTACTCAACCATTGGACTCGGCCTTGGAATTGCTCAAGTTGCAG AAAATGGAAAAATCATGGGAAGTATGACCGGAATAAGCATCGGGACAGTGACTGCAACCCAAAAGATGTGGAGGAGCTTCCAAGCACTTGGTGACATAGCTTTCGCCTACTCGTACTCTCTCATCCTAATCGAAATTCAGGACACAATTAGATCCCCACCATCTGAATCCAAGACAATGAAAAAGGCCACTCAAATCAGTGTGGCAGTCACAACCCTTTTCTACATGCTCTGTGGCTGCATGGGATACGCTGCTTTCGGAGACTTATCCCCCGGAAACCTCCTCACTGGCTTTGGTTTCTACAACCCCTATTGGCTCCTTGACATTGCCAACGCTGCCATTGTCATCCACCTTGTTGGTGCATACCAAGTCTACGCACAGCCCCTTTTCGCCTTTGTTGAGAAAACCGCAGCGCAAAAGTTCCCGGACAGCGAATTCATCACGAAAGACATCAAACTCCGAATCCCAGGAATCGGACCCTACAACCTCAATCTCTTCAGAATGATCTGGAGGACAGCGTTTGTGGTCATAACCACTGTGATATCCATGATCCTCCCGTTCTTCAACGACGTTGTAGGACTTCTTGGGGCTTTTGGGTTTTGGCCGCTCACGGTTTACTTCCCGGTCGAGATGTACATTGTGCAAAAGAGGATTCCAAAATGGAGCACAAGATGGCTTTGCCTCCAAACCCTAAGTGTTGCTTGCCTCATAATAACCATTGCAGCTGCCGCCGGCTCAATTGCTGGGGTGGTTAGTGATCTCAAGGTCTACAAGCCATTCACTGCCAGCTATTGA